In the Moraxella osloensis genome, AAAGCGTTCTAGCTTTGGCTGTAAATAGTTGGGCTGAAACTGGCTGTGAATTGCCGCTTGGTAATCATCGAGTTTGTTTTGCAAGTCTGTTAATAACGGTAAGCTGTCTGCTAATAAAAACCAATTACTGCTATCGTCTTTATCAAAATACGATTGGCTAGCCCTTCGATGATATTTGACACGAACTGAGTTCTTATCACTGTACATCATCAATGTGCCCCAAGCCGTTTGATTTAAATTTTCTTTTCTATCTTTTAAACTCGCTTTCGCTAAAAAAATAGCCGATTGCACCAATTCAGGTACTTTTAGCAAACTTTTACCTTTTTGTTTTTCATCCAACAACACCAAACAAATCACTTCCCGCCAGCTTAACGGCTCGACCAGATTTTTGAGTAAATCGTCTTGTGTGGCGGTAGGCAAAAACTCGGTATATTGTTTGGCGATTTGTTGCAGTTGGTAGGTCTTGCCTGTCCCTGCTACGCCCGTATAGATAATATTTTTTGCTAGCTCACGAATCATGGTTACCCTTTAATTTTTAATGTCTATCTTGTGGTGGCTTATTATGGATAAGCTGACGAAATTTATCAAATCAGCGATTAATAACCAAATTTTTGCATCACCTTAACTATTTTTATCAAGTTTTTGATAAATTATGATTTATAATTCATTCCAATATTTTATGTATCTTAATTTTCGCTTAAACTTTTATTATATAAGGAGGGCAGACATCATGACAACCGCTTCAACCGCGCACCCTGATCATCAGCATATCGCGCTACGCAATGACCCAAAAAAGGTCGCCGTGGCATCCATGATTGGTACGGCTATTGAGTTTTATGATTATTATATTTATGCCGCTGCGGCGGTATTGATTTTTAATACCCAGTTTTTTGATAAAACCGATGAAAAAGCGGCGATGCTTTACTCGCTTTCGACGTTGGCATTGGCGTTTATTGCCCGTCCTTTCGGTTCAGCGTTATTTGGTCACTTTGGTGATAAACTTGGTCGTAAAAAAACCTTGGTGGCCTCTCTGCTCACCATGGGTTTATCAACCGTAGCGATTGGTTTGCTACCGACTTATGCCCAAGTAGGCGTCATTGCCCCATTGTTGTTATGTTTACTTCGTGTGGGTCAAGGGATTGGGCTTGGCGGTGAATGGGGCGGTGCTGCCTTGGTCGCCACCGAAAATGCGCCAGCAGGCAAACGTGCTTGGTATGGTACTTTCCCGCAGTTAGGCGCGCCGATTGGGTTATTTTTAGCCAACTTAGTGTTCTTTTTACTCAGTTATTTTTTAGGAAAAGATGCCTTGGTCGAGTGGGCATGGCGCATCCCGTTTCTTATTTCAATCGTGCTGGTGGGTGTGGGTCTTTGGGTACGTTTAAGCCTGCATGAAAGCCATGTATTCCTTACCGCTGAAGCCGAAGGCAAAAAAGTTAATGCCCCTGTGTCAAAAGTCATTACCCAATATTGGCGTCCGCTGGTGCAAGGCACATTTTTGATGTCAATGACTTATGTGATTTTTTATATCATGACTGCCTTCGTACAAGCCTATTCAAAAAGCCCGGCAAAATTATCTTCTTTTGGCTTCCCAACAGGGTTAGGTATTGCCCCAAATACCTTTACTGGCTTTTTATTGGTGGCTGCGATTGTGTTTGGTATTTTTACCAGTATCTCAGGGATTGGCGCTGACAAAATCGGTCGTAAAAAATGGCTGATTGGCGTGACTATATTATGTATGGTGTTTGCCTGCTTTATGCCAATGCTGCTCAGCAATGGTACACCAACGACTGTATTTATTTTCCTCATTTTGGGCATGGCATGTATGGGTATGTCATTTGGTCCAATGGCGGCGCTATTACCAGAGCTGTTCCCCACTGAAGTACGGTATTCAGGTGCGTCACTGGCTTACAATCTAGCGGCGATTGTGGGTGCATCGATTCCTGCGATTTATGCCATCAAAATCAATGAGCAATATGGCATGAAAGGTGTGGCTATATATATTGTTATTAATGGTTTGATTTCTCTCATTGCGTTATTCTCAATTAAAGAAACCAAAAATATCGATTTGATGGATTAAAACATAGATTAGAAGATAGACTAAAATACAGACTAAAAACTGATACCTAAAAAACGCTGGCAAATGCTG is a window encoding:
- a CDS encoding MFS transporter is translated as MMTTASTAHPDHQHIALRNDPKKVAVASMIGTAIEFYDYYIYAAAAVLIFNTQFFDKTDEKAAMLYSLSTLALAFIARPFGSALFGHFGDKLGRKKTLVASLLTMGLSTVAIGLLPTYAQVGVIAPLLLCLLRVGQGIGLGGEWGGAALVATENAPAGKRAWYGTFPQLGAPIGLFLANLVFFLLSYFLGKDALVEWAWRIPFLISIVLVGVGLWVRLSLHESHVFLTAEAEGKKVNAPVSKVITQYWRPLVQGTFLMSMTYVIFYIMTAFVQAYSKSPAKLSSFGFPTGLGIAPNTFTGFLLVAAIVFGIFTSISGIGADKIGRKKWLIGVTILCMVFACFMPMLLSNGTPTTVFIFLILGMACMGMSFGPMAALLPELFPTEVRYSGASLAYNLAAIVGASIPAIYAIKINEQYGMKGVAIYIVINGLISLIALFSIKETKNIDLMD